In the Flavobacterium sp. J372 genome, one interval contains:
- a CDS encoding putative DNA modification/repair radical SAM protein translates to MFERIREKLTILADAAKYDVSCSSSGGNRKNDNKGIGDSSNGICHTYTEDGRCVSLLKILLTNHCIYDCAFCVSRKSNDVKRAAFTVDEVVELTMSFYRRNYIEGLFLSSGIFKNADFTMERLVRIVKRLRLEERFNGYIHLKTIPGASEELLTEAGLYADRMSINLEMPTETGLKLLAPDKSHEDVKKPLGFIKDTITQYKDEKKTGLIKTIPKFVPAGQSTQMVIGATPETDMEIMYSADQYYKNYSLKRVYYSGYIPISYDSRMPVIGTQPPLLRENRLYQADWLMRFYGFNVKELLNPANPRLDTDMDPKLSWALRNLDQFPIDINRADYKMILRVPGIGVQSALKIIQARKFGKLRSDQLQKIGIAYNRAKHFIRCADSPYLLNEPDAPYLKNAILAESSSKYLKTAQNQLSLW, encoded by the coding sequence ATGTTTGAGCGGATAAGAGAGAAATTGACCATTTTAGCTGATGCTGCAAAATATGATGTATCATGCTCATCCAGTGGTGGTAACAGGAAAAATGACAATAAAGGCATAGGTGATAGCTCTAATGGCATATGCCATACATATACTGAAGATGGCCGATGTGTATCACTACTGAAAATACTTCTTACAAATCACTGTATTTATGATTGCGCATTTTGCGTATCGCGTAAAAGTAATGATGTAAAACGTGCCGCTTTTACTGTAGACGAAGTAGTTGAACTTACCATGAGCTTTTACCGTCGAAATTATATTGAAGGGCTTTTCCTGAGTTCGGGCATCTTTAAAAATGCTGACTTTACCATGGAACGCCTGGTACGTATTGTAAAGCGCCTTCGCCTTGAAGAGCGTTTTAACGGCTACATCCATCTTAAAACCATACCTGGGGCAAGTGAAGAATTGCTTACTGAAGCCGGACTTTATGCTGACAGGATGAGCATTAACCTTGAAATGCCTACTGAAACCGGCCTTAAACTTTTGGCGCCGGATAAATCACACGAGGATGTAAAAAAGCCTTTGGGTTTCATTAAGGATACTATTACCCAATACAAAGACGAAAAGAAAACAGGGCTTATAAAAACCATTCCAAAATTTGTGCCTGCCGGGCAGAGCACCCAAATGGTTATTGGCGCAACGCCTGAGACTGATATGGAAATCATGTACAGTGCCGACCAGTATTATAAAAATTATTCGCTGAAGCGGGTGTACTATTCCGGCTATATCCCTATAAGTTATGATAGCCGGATGCCTGTAATTGGCACACAGCCACCATTACTCCGGGAAAACCGCTTATACCAGGCCGACTGGCTTATGCGGTTTTACGGGTTTAATGTAAAAGAGCTGCTTAACCCTGCCAACCCAAGGCTTGATACGGATATGGATCCTAAGCTCAGCTGGGCGCTGCGTAATCTGGACCAGTTCCCTATTGACATTAATAGGGCCGATTATAAAATGATATTGCGCGTACCGGGCATTGGGGTACAATCAGCATTAAAAATTATACAGGCCCGGAAATTTGGAAAATTGCGCAGTGATCAGCTACAAAAAATAGGCATTGCTTATAACAGGGCAAAACATTTTATACGCTGTGCGGAC